The following coding sequences lie in one Myxococcus xanthus genomic window:
- a CDS encoding Ohr family peroxiredoxin: protein MDNERLRPPPLTLLDKYRGQGFSAPYTTTVTVSGGEAAHGHASGIARSDDGNLILDLRLPAALGGPGGGTNPEQLFAAGYAACFHGALRLVAKRSPVDMTNAMVAVEVSFGRDPIDGGYALFAELHIRMPGVERHVAEALVRDTERLCPYAKMAREGMHSLVSVVD, encoded by the coding sequence ATGGATAACGAGAGGTTGCGGCCTCCGCCACTTACGCTGCTCGACAAGTATCGGGGTCAGGGATTTTCCGCGCCCTACACAACGACCGTCACGGTGTCAGGCGGCGAGGCCGCGCATGGCCACGCATCGGGCATCGCGAGATCCGATGACGGCAATCTGATCCTCGATCTGCGTCTGCCCGCGGCACTGGGAGGCCCGGGCGGCGGCACCAATCCGGAGCAGTTGTTTGCGGCAGGCTATGCAGCCTGCTTTCACGGGGCATTGAGGCTTGTCGCCAAACGCTCACCGGTCGACATGACGAACGCGATGGTTGCGGTCGAGGTGTCCTTCGGCCGCGACCCCATCGACGGCGGCTATGCGCTGTTCGCGGAGCTCCACATTCGCATGCCCGGCGTGGAAAGGCACGTTGCCGAAGCACTCGTCCGGGATACCGAGCGCCTCTGTCCCTACGCAAAGATGGCACGCGAAGGGATGCACAGCCTCGTAAGCGTGGTCGACTGA
- a CDS encoding cupin domain-containing protein has product MTQHLDDFQQSPVWSDAMKRVLFIVTILAMSCLMMASPAVAAADVSVKPLLTEPLPEYPGKEVEMIVVEYGPGGADPIHRHDAHGFIYVLEGSIVMGVKGGKEVTLKEGETFHESPDDIHTVGRNASKTKPARFLVFLIKKQGAPILTPVK; this is encoded by the coding sequence ATGACGCAACATCTTGACGACTTTCAGCAATCCCCGGTCTGGAGTGATGCCATGAAACGCGTTCTTTTCATTGTGACAATCCTGGCGATGTCATGCCTGATGATGGCAAGCCCCGCCGTAGCCGCGGCCGATGTCAGCGTCAAGCCACTGCTCACGGAGCCGTTACCCGAGTATCCGGGCAAGGAAGTGGAGATGATCGTTGTGGAATATGGTCCGGGCGGTGCCGACCCGATCCATCGCCATGACGCACACGGCTTCATCTATGTGCTCGAAGGCAGCATCGTGATGGGCGTGAAAGGCGGCAAGGAGGTCACGCTCAAGGAGGGAGAGACCTTCCACGAAAGCCCTGACGATATCCACACGGTCGGGCGCAATGCCAGCAAGACAAAGCCGGCAAGGTTCCTCGTGTTCCTGATCAAGAAGCAGGGCGCGCCGATCCTGACGCCCGTGAAGTAG
- a CDS encoding SDR family oxidoreductase, with protein sequence MKIVVIGGTGLIGKKVVARLVAQGHEVVAASPATGVNALTGEGLAQALSGAQVVVDVANSPSFEARAVLEFFETSGRNLAAAEKAAGVAHHVALSVVGTDKLKQSGYFRAKTAQEDLIRKADIPYTIVRSTQFLEFLGGIVQSAGQDDTIALPPALFQPIASDDVAHAVADAALAAPLNGIAYIAGPERFRMSDLVQRYLKGIGDTRRVVADPAARYFDAELKEDTLVPEGEARLGRIRFEDWLPSQAK encoded by the coding sequence ATGAAGATTGTTGTGATCGGCGGTACCGGCCTGATCGGCAAGAAGGTCGTGGCGCGACTGGTTGCGCAGGGCCATGAGGTGGTTGCCGCTTCGCCGGCAACCGGCGTCAATGCGTTGACGGGCGAGGGCCTGGCGCAGGCGTTGTCCGGCGCGCAGGTCGTAGTGGATGTCGCGAACTCGCCTTCGTTCGAGGCTCGGGCCGTACTCGAATTCTTCGAGACATCGGGCCGCAACCTGGCGGCGGCCGAAAAGGCAGCGGGCGTGGCGCACCATGTTGCGCTGTCGGTCGTGGGCACCGACAAGCTCAAACAGAGCGGATACTTCCGCGCCAAGACCGCGCAGGAGGACCTGATCCGCAAGGCCGATATTCCCTACACGATTGTTCGCTCGACGCAGTTCCTGGAGTTTCTGGGTGGCATCGTGCAGTCGGCCGGACAGGACGACACGATTGCGCTGCCCCCCGCACTGTTCCAGCCGATCGCGTCGGACGACGTGGCGCACGCCGTGGCCGATGCCGCGCTTGCCGCGCCGCTCAACGGTATTGCCTATATCGCAGGGCCGGAGCGCTTCAGGATGAGTGATCTGGTGCAACGCTATCTCAAGGGGATTGGCGATACGCGCCGCGTTGTGGCGGATCCCGCCGCGAGGTATTTCGACGCCGAACTCAAGGAAGACACGCTCGTGCCGGAAGGCGAGGCTCGCCTTGGCCGCATCCGCTTCGAAGACTGGCTGCCATCACAAGCGAAGTAG
- a CDS encoding transposase domain-containing protein, giving the protein MWHPRGSRAEAGLHRLGLYALVATCEANGASPEAYLADILLRVRVCERNVTASVDVSIER; this is encoded by the coding sequence ATGTGGCACCCTCGAGGTTCCCGAGCCGAAGCGGGCCTCCACCGTCTCGGCCTCTACGCCCTGGTGGCCACCTGCGAGGCCAACGGCGCCAGCCCCGAGGCGTACCTCGCCGACATCCTGCTGCGCGTGCGGGTCTGCGAGCGGAACGTGACGGCGTCGGTGGACGTATCAATCGAGCGGTGA